Part of the Xanthomonas sp. SI genome is shown below.
TGGTGCTCAACGGGGTGACCGTGCGCGGCTCCATCGTCGGCACCCGTCTGGACCTGCAGGAATCGCTGGAATTCGCCGAGCAGGGCAAGGTCGCCGCGACCGTGGCCACCGCCACGCTGGAGAACATCAACGAGGTGTTCGCGCGCATGCGCGCCGGCCAGATCGAAGGCCGCATCGTGCTGGACATGGCCGCCTGATGGACGCCGCCGCGCCCGAATCCGGCGTGCCGCTGCAGGTGCTGGCGACGTTGCCGGCACTGCAGCTGATCGACACGTTGCGCGCGCGGCACGGGCCGCTGCTGTTCCACCAGTCGGGCGGCTGTTGCGACGGGTCCTCGCCGATGTGCTATCCGCAGGACGACTTCATTGTCGGCGACCGCGACGTGCAGCTGGGCGAGATCGGCGGCGCGCCGTTCTATATCAGCGCTTCGCAGTTCGAATACTGGAAGCACACCCAGCTGATCATCGACGTGGTGCCCGGGCGCGGCGGCATGTTCTCGCTGGAGAACGGCGAGGGCGTGCGCTTCCTGGTGCGCTCGCGGCTGTTCGGCGACGCGGAGTATGCGGCGTTGCAGGCGGCGGGGAAGGTGTGAGAAGCCGGGATTGGGGATTGGGGATTCGTTGACGGCGGGAGCTGCCGAAGAGCTGTAGGAGCGGCTTCAGCCGCGACAGGAGCTGTCGATTCATGCAGCCTGTCGCGGCTGAAGCCGCTCCTACAGGGGCGATGGCGCTGGCCTATGGGGCCTTGGACGGCACGAACGGCGAGACCGGATCGCTGGCCGGGAAGGTCTCTTCCAGCGCCTCGTCCTGGTTGGCGTCGGCGTGGTGCTTGTGCGCGTGCTCCTCGCTGGCGCTATCTGCCGCGTTGCCGTCGGGCGCAGGGCGGCCCGCGCCGGTGCGCGGCTCGTGTTCGACGATGGTGTCCGGGCGGTCGCCGGCGCCGCGGTCCTCGCGGTCCTGGGCGTCGCGCTTGCCGCGTTGTTCGCCAGGAAACGGGTCGTTGCGACGCAGCGGGTCGGTGGGTGTGGACATGGCCGATTCCTCCTGTTGGGGCTGGGAACGTGCGTACAGTGCAGCGCGATGGCGGTGAAGCCGCTGCGAATCGCAATGCGTCCACATCGCTGTCACGAACGCCTAACGGCGCCGGCGCTACTGCTGCCCATCCCCATGCCGCCGATGCCGCCCGGAGCTTCCGCCATGTGCCCCAGCGCCCGCCCCGATCCACTGTTGTTCAATGCCCATCTGGATCCGTTGCCGGCCACGCTGCCGCACGGTCCCGACGACACTGCAGGTCCGCGCCCGCACGACGCCGCGGACTACCGCCAATACAGCCTGGCCGACTATCGCCAGCGCCGCGATCGCCACGGCACCCCGTGGCGCGACCTGTGCCCGGCCTACGCGTTCGCGCTGCGCACCCATGCCGGCGGCTGGCCGCGCGCGCCCATGGCCGACACCGACGGCGAACTGGCCGCGCACTGGGAGCAGGTCCGCGGCGAATCGCAGCTGGACTGGGGCCAGGCACGGCCGGTGATCGAGGATGCGTGGCAGGCGCTGGACCATCTGCCGGCGCCGGCACTGCACCTGGAGGCGCACTGATGGCGCGTCCGATCTGGACCGGCACCCTGTCTTTCGGCCTGCTCAACGTGCCGGTGGCGCTGATGTCCGGCGAACGCCGCGTCGACCTGCACTTCCGCATGCTCGATGCGCGCGACAAGCGCCCGATCCGCTTCGAGCGGGTCAACGCCGACACCGGCGAAGAGGTGCCGTGGAAGGACATCGTCAAGGCCTTCGAATACAGCAAGGGCAACTACGTGGTGGTCGAGCAGAAGGACATCGCCTCGGCCGCGCCGGAAAGTCACGAGACGGTGGAGGTCGAGGCCTTCGTCGACGCCGCCGACATCGACCTGCGCTATTTCGAGAAACCCTACGTGCTGGTGCCGGGCAAGAAGGCGGAGAAGGGCTACGTGCTGCTGCGCGAGACGCTGCGCGCCACCGGCAAGGTCGGGATCGCGCGGGTGGTGATCCGCACCCGCGAATACCTGTCGGCGGTGCTGCCGCAGGAAGACGCGCTGGTGCTGATCCTGCTGCGCTATCCGCAGGAACTGGTCGCGCTGGACGACTACACGCTGCCCAGCGGCAAGGCCGCCGACTACCGGATCAGCGCCAAGGAAACCGAGATGGCCGCACAGCTGATCGACTCGATGTCCGGCAAGTGGGACCCGGCGTCCTATCACGACGAATTCCGCGAGCGCCTGCAGGCGGTGATCCAGAAACGGATCAAGGCGCAGGAAGGCACCGCGCAGGTGGACGACGAAGCCGACACGCCGCAGCGCGAAGACGCCGCCACCAACGTGGTCGATTTCATGTCGCTGCTGCAGAAGAGCCTGGACGCCAAGCGCCGTACCCCGGCGAAGAAGGCGGAGGCGGCGCTGCCGGTCAGCAAGACCGCGAAGAAGCCGGCCAGGAAAGCGGCGAAGAAGGCCGCCAAGCCCGCCGCGAAATCCGCGAGCAAGGCCAAGCCGGCGAAGAAGACCGCCGCAAGCAAGGCGCCGGCGCGGCGCAAGGCGGGGTAGGGCACGATGACGCTGCGCGAGTACGCCCGCAAACGCCGCTTCGGCGCAACCCCGGAACCGGCCGACGACAGCGTCGCGGCGCCGTCGCGGCGGCCGATCTTCGTGGTGCAGCTGCACCACGCCAGCTCGCGCCACTACGATTTCCGCCTGGAAGCCGACGGCGTGCTGAAGAGTTGGGCGGTGCCGAAGGGGCCGTCGCTGCGGGTCGGCGAAAAGCGGCTGGCGGTGCAGGTGGAAGACCATCCGCTGTCCTATGCCGGCTTCGCCGGCGATATTCCCGAGGGCCATTACGGTGCCGGCCATGTCGATGTGTTCGACCACGGCACCTGGTCGTGCGACGGCGAACCGCTGGCCGCGATCGCCGCTGGCAAGCTGGATTTCGTGCTGCACGGCGAGCGCCTCAACGGCAACTGGAAACTGGTACGCACTGCGTTGCGCGGCAAGCAGCCGCAGTGGCTGCTGATCAAGCGCGACGACGCGTTCGCCGCCGATCGCGATGCCGACGACCTGCTGCAGGAGCCGGTCTCCGCGCCCGCGCCGAAGCGCGCGGCCAAGGCCGCCAAGC
Proteins encoded:
- a CDS encoding Ku protein, with the translated sequence MARPIWTGTLSFGLLNVPVALMSGERRVDLHFRMLDARDKRPIRFERVNADTGEEVPWKDIVKAFEYSKGNYVVVEQKDIASAAPESHETVEVEAFVDAADIDLRYFEKPYVLVPGKKAEKGYVLLRETLRATGKVGIARVVIRTREYLSAVLPQEDALVLILLRYPQELVALDDYTLPSGKAADYRISAKETEMAAQLIDSMSGKWDPASYHDEFRERLQAVIQKRIKAQEGTAQVDDEADTPQREDAATNVVDFMSLLQKSLDAKRRTPAKKAEAALPVSKTAKKPARKAAKKAAKPAAKSASKAKPAKKTAASKAPARRKAG
- a CDS encoding DUF779 domain-containing protein, whose amino-acid sequence is MDAAAPESGVPLQVLATLPALQLIDTLRARHGPLLFHQSGGCCDGSSPMCYPQDDFIVGDRDVQLGEIGGAPFYISASQFEYWKHTQLIIDVVPGRGGMFSLENGEGVRFLVRSRLFGDAEYAALQAAGKV